The Zingiber officinale cultivar Zhangliang chromosome 9A, Zo_v1.1, whole genome shotgun sequence genome window below encodes:
- the LOC122020176 gene encoding cyclic nucleotide-gated ion channel 1-like, which translates to MDHLEDKYMRFRDWSSELSVDSDKAFLGRKNRSSFSYINLNFQRAFDWIRKFFQFLTESSKREPKSKRKVLDPQGPFLQRWNKIFVISCIVAVSVDPLFFYIPVIDGDNNCLYLQNNLEIAACILRFFTDIFYAVHIIFQFRTGFVARSSRVFGRGVLIEDFSAIAKRYLSSYFIIDILAVLPLPQMVILIIVPKLEGSALLNAKNVLVYIVIFQYFPRLIRIIPLYLEVTRSSGIIAKTAWAGAAFNLLLYMLASHILGALWYLLSIERENTCWRKACALESDCVTDFLVCGQANSQKNSFLETLCPITPDNATEFDFGIYLPALQNVVQSKKFLEKFLYCFWWGLQNLSSLGQNLQTSTFIWEIMFAVFVSISGLVLFALLIGNMQTYLQSAAVRIEEMRIKRRDAEQWMSHRLLPESLKERISRYEQYKWQETRGVDEKHLLQNLPKDLRRDVKRHLCLSLLKRVPMFEKMDDQLMDAMSDRLQPILYTESSCICREGDPVNEMLFIMRGKLESTTTDGGRTGFFNSDYLTAGDFCGEELLTWALDPTSITSLPISTRTVRTLSEVEAFALMADDLKFVASQFRRLHSKQLQHTFRFHSQQWRTWAACFIQAAWRRYTKKKLEDALHEKEESNLHDAMVASDVAASPSLGAALYASRFATNVLRNLRRHKSNKACTLMLLQKPAEPDFSAE; encoded by the exons ATGGATCATTTGGAGGATAAATACATGAG GTTTCGGGACTGGAGTTCAGAGCTATCTGTGGACTCAGATAAGGCTTTTTTAGGAAGAAAGAATAGAAGTAGTTTTAGCTACATAAACCTGAATTTTCAAAGAGCTTTTGATTGGATAAGAAAGTTCTTTCAGTTTTTAACAGAATCATCTAAACGAGAACCAAAGTCTAAAAGGAAAGTTCTAGATCCTCAAGGACCATTTCTTCAGAGGTGGAATAAAATATTTGTTATATCCTGTATAGTTGCTGTTTCTGTGGACCCCTTGTTTTTCTACATTCCAGTCATTGATGGTGACAATAATTGCCTTTATTTGCAAAACAATCTGGAAATTGCTGCTTGCATACTGCGTTTTTTCACAGATATCTTCTATGCAGTCCATATAATTTTCCAATTTCGAACTGGTTTCGTTGCTCGTTCATCTAGGGTATTTGGAAGGGGAGTTTTGATTGAGGATTTTTCAGCAATAGCCAAAAGATATTTATCGTCATATTTCATAATTGACATTCTTGCTGTTCTCCCACTTCCGCAG ATGGTTATTCTGATAATAGTGCCCAAACTTGAAGGATCGGCACTTTTGAATGCAAAGAATGTACTAGTTTATATAGTCATATTTCAGTATTTCCCAAGACTTATTCGGATCATACCATTGTATCTTGAAGTTACAAGGTCCTCTGGCATAATCGCCAAAACAGCATGGGCTGGAGCTGCATTTAACCTTTTACTTTATATGCTTGCAAGTCAT ATATTGGGAGCGTTATGGTATTTACTTTCTATAGAACGTGAAAACACCTGTTGGAGAAAAGCTTGTGCACTAGAGTCTGATTGCGTAACTGACTTTTTAGTATGTGGACAAGCAAACAGCCAGAAAAATAGTTTCTTAGAAACTCTTTGCCCTATAACTCCAGACAATGCAACTGAATTTGACTTTGGAATTTATCTACCAGCTCTTCAAAATGTTGTTCAATCAAAAAAGTTCCTGGAGAAGTTTCTTTATTGCTTTTGGTGGGGGCTCCAAAATCTAAG TTCTCTTGGACAAAACCTTCAAACAAGCACTTTCATATGGGAGATTATGTTTGCAGTTTTTGTTTCCATCTCTGGTTTAGTTCTTTTTGCACTTCTAATTGGCAATATGCAG ACATATCTACAATCAGCTGCAGTGAGGATAGAAGAAATGAGAATCAAAAGGAGAGATGCAGAACAATGGATGTCTCATAGGTTGCTTCCTGAAAGCCTGAAGGAGCGAATAAGCCGCTATGAGCAGTATAAATGGCAAGAAACAAGAGGAGTAGATGAGAAGCATCTCCTTCAAAACCTTCCTAAAGACCTTCGAAGGGATGTAAAGCGCCACCTCTGCTTATCACTTCTCAAGCGG GTTCCTATGTTTGAGAAAATGGACGATCAACTCATGGACGCCATGTCCGACCGTCTGCAACCCATTCTCTACACCGAGTCCAGCTGCATTTGCCGCGAAGGAGACCCAGTGAATGAAATGCTTTTCATCATGCGAGGGAAGCTAGAGAGCACCACCACCGACGGCGGAAGGACCGGCTTTTTCAATTCAGATTATCTCACGGCAGGAGACTTCTGTGGCGAGGAGCTCCTGACCTGGGCCCTGGACCCGACCTCCATAACCAGCCTCCCAATCTCCACGAGAACAGTCAGAACCCTGTCCGAAGTGGAAGCCTTCGCTCTCATGGCCGACGATCTCAAGTTTGTCGCATCCCAGTTCAGAAGGCTGCACAGCAAGCAGCTGCAGCACACGTTCCGATTCCATTCGCAGCAATGGAGGACATGGGCAGCCTGCTTTATACAGGCAGCATGGCGGAGGTACACGAAAAAGAAGCTCGAAGATGCTTTACATGAGAAAGAGGAAAGTAATCTCCATGATGCAATGGTGGCCAGTGATGTTGCTGCTTCTCCAAGCCTTGGTGCGGCGTTGTATGCTTCGAGGTTTGCAACCAATGTTCTGCGTAACTTGAGGCGGCACAAGAGCAACAAGGCATGCACATTGATGTTATTGCAGAAGCCAGCAGAGCCCGATTTTTCTGCTGAATAG